In the genome of Vanacampus margaritifer isolate UIUO_Vmar chromosome 1, RoL_Vmar_1.0, whole genome shotgun sequence, one region contains:
- the klhl21 gene encoding kelch-like protein 21, translated as MENPVLQTQPSTLPFFDTAHAFNLLRGIHELRAERKFFDVTLCAEGREFHCHRTVLAAASTYFRAMFAGTLRESIMDRVVLHEVSGELLGLLVDFCYTGRVTVTQDNVDLLLKTADLFQFPSVKEACCAFLEQSLDVSNCLEIQDFAEAYACRELAASARRFVLKNLMDLAKGTDFERLPWKRLLEFVSDDELCVDKEETVYQIAVRWVKADFQRRLHYWPELLQQVRLPFVRRFFLLAHVESDPLVYLSPACLRMVNEARSFQSCEYDRHDRPCRRMRPRPSTGLAEILVVVGGCDQDCDELVTVDCFNPQTGQWRYLAEFPDHLGGGYSIAALGNDMYVTGGSDGSRLYDGVWRYKSSVNEWTEVSPMLKAREYHSSCVLKGQLHVVASDSTERYDHTLDCWEALPPMLHAMDNCSTTTCNGRLYAIGCLAGEDTMAVQSYEPDGKRWSMVNCGQLPPWSFTPKTVTLNGLIFFVRDDSAEVDVYNPPKNEWDKISPMNQVHVGGSVAALGGKLFVSGGYDNTFELSDVVETYDPAARTWSVAGRLPQPTFWHGSVSIFRQFMPLVSSAFEPAGVPDANAIHLHRHQRQQALHNLNDVNQDVNAAR; from the exons ATGGAGAATCCCGTCTTACAGACGCAACCGTCCACCCTGCCGTTTTTTGACACGGCCCACGCCTTCAACCTGCTTCGAGGAATCCATGAGCTGCGCGCAGAGCGCAAGTTTTTTGATGTGACTTTGTGCGCGGAGGGCCGCGAGTTCCACTGCCACCGCACGGTGTTGGCCGCCGCCAGCACCTACTTCCGGGCGATGTTCGCCGGCACGCTGCGGGAGAGCATCATGGACCGGGTGGTTCTACACGAGGTTTCGGGCGAACTTTTGGGACTGCTGGTGGACTTCTGCTACACAGGCCGGGTGACTGTCACGCAGGACAACGTGGATCTCCTGCTGAAAACGGCAGATCTGTTTCAGTTCCCGTCAGTCAAAGAGGCCTGCTGCGCTTTCTTGGAACAGAGTCTGGATGTTTCCAACTGCTTAGAAATCCAGGACTTTGCGGAGGCCTACGCTTGCAGAGAGCTGGCGGCCAGTGCGCGCCGCTTTGTCCTCAAGAACTTAATGGATCTTGCCAAAGGGACAGACTTTGAACGTTTGCCTTGGAAGCGCCTGCTTGAGTTTGTGTCTGACGATGAGCTGTGTGTGGACAAAGAGGAGACCGTATATCAGATCGCGGTGCGCTGGGTGAAGGCCGACTTCCAGCGGAGACTGCACTATTGGCCCGAGCTCCTCCAGCAGGTCCGACTCCCTTTTGTCAGGAGGTTCTTTCTTTTGGCCCATGTGGAGAGCGACCCCCTTGTATACCTTTCGCCCGCCTGCCTCCGCATGGTGAACGAGGCCCGTAGCTTCCAGTCGTGCGAGTACGACCGGCACGACCGACCCTGCCGCCGCATGCGTCCGCGGCCGTCCACCGGACTGGCCGAGATCCTGGTAGTGGTGGGAGGTTGCGACCAGGACTGTGACGAGCTGGTCACAGTCGACTGTTTCAACCCGCAGACGGGTCAGTGGCGCTATCTGGCCGAATTCCCGGACCACCTCGGAGGGGGCTACAGCATAGCTGCCCTTGGCAATGACATGTATGTAACAG GCGGCTCTGACGGCTCGCGGCTGTACGACGGCGTGTGGCGCTACAAGTCCAGCGTCAACGAATGGACGGAGGTGTCGCCCATGCTGAAAGCGCGCGAGTACCACAGCTCGTGCGTGCTGAAAGGTCAGCTGCACGTGGTGGCGTCGGACAGCACCGAGCGCTACGACCACACGCTGGACTGCTGGGAGGCCCTCCCGCCCATGCTGCACGCCATGGACAACTGCTCCACCACCACCTGCAACGGGCGCCTCTACGCCATCGGCTGTCTGGCCGGCGAGGACACCATGGCCGTCCAGAGCTACGAGCCAGACGGCAAACGCTGGTCCATGGTCAACTGCGGGCAGCTGCCGCCGTGGTCCTTCACCCCGAAAACGGTCACACTCAACGGGCTCATCTTTTTTGTGAG GGATGACTCGGCAGAGGTCGACGTTTACAACCCTCCCAAGAACGAGTGGGATAAAATTAGTCCTATGAACCAG GTCCACGTCGGAGGCAGCGTGGCGGCGCTGGGCGGCAAACTCTTCGTATCCGGAGGTTACGACAACACGTTTGAGCTGTCGGACGTGGTGGAAACCTACGACCCGGCCGCTCGCACCTGGAGCGTGGCGGGCCGGCTGCCCCAGCCCACCTTCTGGCACGGCAGCGTCAGCATATTCCGACAGTTCATGCCTCTGGTGTCCAGCGCCTTTGAACCCGCCGGCGTCCCCGACGCCAACGCCATCCACCTGCACCGGCACCAGCGTCAACAAGCCTTACACAATCTGAACGACGTCAACCAGGACGTGAACGCGGCCCGCTAA